The Oxalobacteraceae bacterium OTU3CINTB1 genome includes a window with the following:
- the pepN gene encoding aminopeptidase N → MKKSMIVAALVLAYGAAMAQTPAATTTNTTAPRAENAYLSQEDAAARSARVSNVDYTLAFALTGKETFSGTTTLAFDLSDATQPLTIDLDKATIASLTVNGKAVTPQYNQWFITLAPQDLKAGRNTVAIAYTRLHSTNGEGLHRMVDPVDGRVYTYSHFEPAAAHQMFALFDQPDLKGTFQVSVTAPADWVVSSTMRESGVADVDGGKRWTFPRSKKLSPYNFSMHAGPYKVWEDNSGPYPMRLFARQSVAAQVSPKDWFSYTSRGLKFFDQYFGVPYQFEKYDQLLVPDFLYGAMENAAAITFAERAFLHQDEMTAAQRESLAGVIMHEMAHQWFGDLVTMKWWNGLWLNESFASFMGTLATAEATEFTHAWQSFYSNAKQNAYTQDQRVTTHPIETPVPSTANAFDNIDAITYSKGASTLKQLRHLLGEEVFRQGVHNYLVKYSYQNAKLDDFIGSLAKAANRDLGPWTREWLYEPGVNTIAAEFSCAGGKIKSFSLHQNAPSAAMPTLREQRVQIGLFNLDKDGLSLGKNVAVTYKGAVTAVPELKGAACPDLAYPNYQDWGYAKVQLDKKSFATAQSSLGRVADPLLRSMLWQSLWDSVRDGKLPLNAFLGTVLTQAPGEQDYTLLGNILTKVAQSRAYLDNMGPQAAVYRAKVGAQLEQMAFTATGAASADKNFQRRWFATFIDLASSEPALTRLADILSGKLVVPGLNVSQDVRWDIVERLNRFAYPGSEDLLAAEQERDKSDSGQAAALAARVIRPDAKVKAEWLANIGDLQTTLPFSKIRQAMEVMYPAGQGALSELSAEQRLATLGQVDKAAGPVFMRAYAEAMIPAACTPASVARLQAAIVKLPDLSTGTKRSLLVRHQEDERCVAIKKAMTVF, encoded by the coding sequence ATGAAAAAAAGTATGATCGTCGCGGCGCTGGTGCTCGCCTATGGCGCGGCCATGGCCCAAACGCCAGCCGCCACCACCACCAACACTACCGCCCCGCGCGCCGAGAACGCCTATTTGTCGCAAGAGGACGCCGCCGCCCGCTCGGCACGCGTCAGCAACGTCGACTACACGCTCGCATTCGCGCTGACCGGCAAGGAAACCTTCTCCGGCACCACCACGCTGGCGTTCGACCTGAGCGACGCCACGCAACCCCTGACCATCGACCTCGACAAGGCGACCATCGCCAGCCTGACCGTCAACGGCAAGGCCGTCACGCCGCAATACAACCAATGGTTCATCACGTTGGCGCCGCAGGACCTGAAGGCCGGCCGCAACACCGTCGCCATCGCCTACACGCGCTTGCACAGCACCAACGGCGAAGGCCTGCACCGCATGGTCGACCCGGTCGACGGCCGCGTCTACACGTACTCGCACTTCGAGCCGGCCGCCGCGCACCAGATGTTCGCGCTGTTCGACCAGCCGGACCTGAAGGGCACCTTCCAGGTAAGCGTCACCGCGCCGGCCGACTGGGTGGTATCGTCGACGATGCGCGAATCAGGCGTGGCCGACGTGGACGGCGGCAAGCGCTGGACCTTCCCGCGCAGCAAAAAGCTCAGCCCGTACAACTTCTCGATGCACGCCGGCCCGTACAAGGTGTGGGAAGACAACAGCGGCCCATATCCGATGCGCCTGTTCGCCCGCCAGTCGGTGGCGGCGCAGGTCTCGCCCAAGGACTGGTTCAGCTACACCAGCCGCGGCCTGAAATTCTTCGACCAGTACTTCGGCGTGCCCTACCAGTTCGAGAAATACGACCAGCTGCTGGTGCCGGACTTCCTGTATGGCGCGATGGAAAACGCCGCGGCGATCACCTTCGCCGAACGCGCCTTCCTGCACCAGGATGAAATGACGGCGGCCCAGCGCGAGAGCCTGGCCGGCGTCATCATGCACGAGATGGCGCACCAGTGGTTCGGCGACCTGGTGACGATGAAATGGTGGAACGGCCTGTGGCTCAACGAAAGCTTCGCCTCCTTCATGGGCACCCTGGCCACGGCCGAGGCCACCGAATTCACCCATGCCTGGCAGAGTTTCTATTCCAACGCCAAGCAGAACGCCTACACGCAGGACCAGCGCGTCACCACGCATCCGATCGAAACGCCGGTGCCGTCGACCGCCAACGCCTTCGACAATATCGACGCGATCACCTACTCGAAGGGCGCCTCGACCTTGAAGCAGTTGCGCCACCTGCTGGGCGAGGAGGTGTTCCGCCAGGGCGTGCACAACTACCTGGTCAAGTATTCCTACCAGAACGCCAAGCTCGACGACTTCATCGGCAGCCTGGCCAAGGCCGCCAACCGCGACCTCGGCCCGTGGACCAGGGAGTGGCTGTACGAGCCGGGCGTGAACACCATCGCCGCCGAGTTCAGCTGCGCCGGCGGCAAGATCAAATCGTTCAGCCTGCACCAGAATGCGCCGAGCGCGGCCATGCCCACACTGCGCGAGCAGCGCGTGCAGATCGGCCTGTTCAACCTGGACAAGGATGGCCTATCGCTCGGCAAGAACGTGGCGGTAACCTACAAGGGCGCCGTCACCGCCGTGCCGGAACTCAAGGGCGCGGCCTGTCCCGACCTGGCGTACCCGAACTACCAGGACTGGGGCTACGCGAAAGTCCAGCTGGATAAGAAGTCGTTCGCCACCGCGCAATCGAGCCTGGGCAGGGTCGCCGATCCGCTGCTGCGCTCGATGTTGTGGCAAAGCCTGTGGGACAGCGTACGCGACGGCAAACTGCCGCTGAACGCCTTCCTGGGCACGGTGCTGACCCAGGCCCCGGGCGAGCAGGATTACACCTTGCTCGGCAATATCCTGACCAAGGTGGCGCAGTCCAGGGCCTATCTCGACAATATGGGACCGCAGGCGGCCGTCTACCGGGCGAAGGTGGGCGCGCAGTTGGAACAGATGGCGTTTACGGCGACGGGGGCCGCCAGCGCCGACAAGAATTTCCAGCGTCGCTGGTTTGCCACGTTTATCGACCTGGCCAGCAGCGAGCCGGCGCTGACGCGGTTGGCCGATATTCTCAGCGGCAAGCTGGTGGTACCGGGCCTGAACGTCAGCCAGGATGTGCGCTGGGATATCGTCGAACGGCTGAACCGGTTTGCCTACCCCGGCAGCGAGGACTTGCTGGCGGCCGAGCAGGAGCGCGACAAGTCCGACAGCGGGCAGGCCGCCGCGCTGGCCGCGCGCGTGATCCGTCCGGACGCCAAGGTCAAGGCCGAGTGGCTGGCCAATATCGGCGATCTGCAAACCACGTTGCCGTTCTCGAAGATCCGCCAGGCGATGGAAGTCATGTATCCGGCCGGCCAGGGCGCGCTGAGCGAACTGAGTGCGGAGCAGCGCTTGGCCACGCTCGGGCAGGTCGACAAGGCCGCCGGCCCGGTCTTCATGCGCGCGTACGCCGAGGCGATGATCCCGGCCGCTTGCACGCCGGCCAGCGTGGCCCGCCTGCAGGCGGCGATTGTTAAATTACCGGACTTGTCGACTGGTACTAAACGTTCTTTGTTGGTAAGACATCAGGAAGATGAACGTTGTGTTGCCATAAAGAAAGCAATGACAGTATTTTAA
- a CDS encoding NF038120 family PEP-CTERM protein, translated as MNHLKQAQLKKMTGAALGALALMSATPAMAAVIDFESIGPSIYGGTETLSESGYTMTVIDTPASPGGTGFAGAVGDGADPYLCAIAACPTGNASHFYMGVNDGSLKVARGDNAAFQVSGIDYAFLAPVGGLPSYSYGQLTLVGTRAGGGTISVAYDFPLLDALGSSPFVTNALTAFGNVSLSSLVISSCLFDGAGGCYSPLAGSENQAQFAFDNLHLSAVTAVPEPETYAMMGLGLGLVGLLSRRRAKAAAAAATTTAATTIA; from the coding sequence ATGAACCACTTGAAGCAAGCGCAATTGAAAAAAATGACCGGCGCCGCACTCGGCGCCCTTGCGCTGATGAGCGCCACGCCAGCCATGGCTGCCGTGATCGATTTCGAATCCATCGGCCCGTCGATCTACGGCGGCACCGAAACCCTGAGCGAGAGCGGCTACACGATGACCGTGATCGACACGCCGGCCTCCCCGGGCGGCACCGGCTTCGCCGGCGCCGTCGGCGACGGCGCCGACCCGTACCTGTGCGCCATCGCCGCCTGCCCGACCGGCAACGCCAGCCACTTCTACATGGGCGTCAACGACGGCAGCCTGAAGGTGGCGCGCGGCGACAACGCCGCCTTCCAGGTGTCGGGCATCGACTACGCCTTCCTGGCGCCGGTCGGCGGCCTGCCCAGCTACTCGTATGGCCAGTTGACCCTGGTCGGCACGCGCGCCGGCGGCGGCACCATTTCGGTCGCCTACGATTTCCCCTTGCTCGACGCGCTGGGCAGCTCGCCGTTCGTCACCAACGCGCTGACGGCCTTCGGCAACGTCAGCCTGAGCAGCCTGGTCATCAGTTCCTGCCTGTTCGACGGCGCCGGCGGTTGCTACAGCCCGCTCGCCGGTTCGGAAAACCAGGCGCAATTCGCCTTCGACAACCTGCATCTGAGCGCGGTGACCGCCGTGCCGGAGCCGGAGACGTACGCCATGATGGGCCTCGGCCTGGGCCTGGTGGGCCTGCTGTCGCGCCGCCGCGCCAAGGCGGCCGCCGCCGCCGCCACCACCACCGCCGCCACCACCATCGCCTGA
- a CDS encoding TIGR04552 family protein, with protein sequence MTELRASLKSGGRFSLNWSYLNAIANGVSAIDLGALALRNLHDARQFVREYGFDLEQPAAPAIIARAHREAVDFLACTFLAPEQAGLIPDEVSHPDDPLHLLVYASLRGTSVDVRRMWSCAVLKVMHGIFYIDNNLKLRHFHAIRAQVFATLDEVIRHDGDRHFLTDGEVCLPMLHYERKDNKGRNSILLKLLQKAAYLAADIFDHLGVRLVFATRFECLLALRSLQRAHLLSVTNVDAERTRNTLLDLEAAKQIFNKYRAQIEHSDDYPFDLLKTMDAELADLAQPQTRCDNPHSGSGFNSIQVTVRKMIHVQPDYPNIGAVTDQEYDVGFFFEYEIQLMDQASYERSLAGPASHDAYKRRQIDTARTRVFGRELLRWIEGQHPMQTRN encoded by the coding sequence ATGACTGAATTACGGGCCTCGCTCAAGAGCGGTGGCAGGTTCTCGCTGAACTGGAGCTATCTGAATGCCATCGCCAACGGCGTGTCGGCCATCGACCTCGGCGCGCTGGCGTTGCGCAACCTGCACGACGCCCGCCAGTTCGTGCGCGAGTACGGCTTCGACCTGGAGCAGCCGGCCGCGCCGGCGATCATCGCCCGCGCCCACCGCGAAGCGGTCGACTTCCTCGCCTGCACCTTCCTGGCGCCGGAGCAGGCCGGGTTGATACCGGACGAGGTCAGCCATCCCGACGATCCGCTGCATTTGCTGGTGTACGCCTCGCTGCGCGGCACCAGCGTCGACGTGCGGCGCATGTGGTCGTGCGCCGTGCTCAAGGTCATGCACGGCATCTTCTACATCGACAACAACCTCAAATTGCGCCACTTCCACGCCATCCGCGCGCAGGTGTTCGCCACCCTGGACGAGGTGATCCGGCACGACGGCGACCGCCACTTCCTCACCGACGGCGAGGTCTGCCTGCCGATGCTGCATTACGAGCGCAAGGACAACAAGGGCCGCAACAGCATCCTGCTCAAGCTGCTGCAAAAAGCCGCCTACCTGGCCGCCGACATCTTCGACCACCTCGGCGTGCGGCTGGTGTTCGCGACCCGCTTCGAATGCCTGCTGGCGCTGCGCAGCCTGCAGCGCGCGCACTTGCTGTCGGTCACCAACGTCGACGCCGAACGCACCCGCAATACCTTGCTCGACCTCGAGGCGGCCAAGCAGATCTTCAACAAATACCGCGCCCAAATAGAACACAGCGACGACTATCCGTTCGACCTACTGAAAACCATGGACGCCGAACTGGCCGACCTGGCGCAGCCGCAAACACGCTGCGATAACCCGCACAGCGGCAGCGGCTTCAACAGCATCCAGGTAACGGTGCGCAAGATGATCCACGTCCAGCCGGACTATCCCAACATCGGCGCCGTCACGGACCAAGAATACGACGTCGGATTTTTCTTCGAATACGAAATTCAGCTGATGGACCAAGCCAGCTACGAGCGCAGCCTGGCCGGCCCGGCCAGCCACGACGCCTACAAGCGGCGCCAGATCGACACGGCGCGCACGCGCGTGTTCGGCCGTGAACTGCTGCGTTGGATCGAAGGGCAACATCCAATGCAAACCAGAAATTAA
- a CDS encoding glycosyltransferase, translating to MDKLSNKRVAILVPCYNEALTIAAIVRDFRACLPQAQVYVFDNNSTDGTAPIAREAGAIVRNVTAQGKGSVVRRMFADIEADAYVMVDGDDTYDASVAPQLVEQLFREGLDMVVGNRVSTEQDAYRPGHRFGNALLTGCVSFIFGRTFTDILSGYRVFSQRYVKSFAAHSAGFEIETELTVHALALRMPVAEVSTVYKSRPEGSVSKLNTYRDGLRILTTIFRLFKSERPLAFFSIGAGAAALLALALAEPLVETYLHTGLVPRLPTATLCASLMLFGLILLACGVILDALTKGRIEQKRFAYLAQPAPSLAPPPARG from the coding sequence ATGGACAAACTGAGCAATAAGCGCGTCGCCATCCTGGTGCCTTGTTATAACGAAGCGTTGACGATCGCCGCCATCGTGCGCGATTTCCGCGCCTGCCTGCCGCAGGCGCAGGTCTACGTGTTCGACAACAATTCGACCGACGGCACCGCGCCCATCGCCCGCGAGGCCGGCGCCATCGTGCGCAACGTGACGGCGCAGGGCAAGGGCAGCGTGGTGCGGCGCATGTTTGCCGACATCGAGGCCGACGCCTATGTGATGGTCGACGGCGACGACACCTATGACGCCAGCGTGGCGCCGCAACTGGTCGAGCAGTTGTTCCGCGAAGGGCTGGACATGGTCGTCGGCAACCGCGTCAGCACCGAACAAGACGCCTACCGGCCCGGCCACCGCTTCGGCAACGCCCTGTTGACGGGCTGCGTGTCGTTCATTTTCGGCCGTACCTTCACCGACATCCTGTCCGGCTACCGCGTGTTCTCGCAGCGCTACGTCAAATCGTTCGCGGCGCACTCGGCCGGCTTCGAGATCGAGACCGAGCTGACGGTGCACGCGCTGGCGCTGCGCATGCCGGTGGCGGAGGTGTCGACCGTGTACAAGTCGCGTCCGGAGGGATCGGTCAGCAAGCTCAACACTTACCGCGACGGCTTGCGCATCCTGACCACGATCTTCCGCCTGTTCAAGTCCGAGCGGCCGCTGGCGTTCTTTTCGATCGGCGCCGGCGCCGCCGCGCTGCTGGCGCTGGCGCTGGCCGAGCCGCTGGTGGAAACCTATCTGCACACCGGGCTGGTGCCGCGCCTGCCGACGGCCACCTTGTGCGCCTCGCTGATGTTGTTCGGCCTGATCCTGCTGGCGTGCGGCGTCATCCTCGACGCCCTGACCAAGGGCCGCATCGAGCAAAAACGCTTCGCCTACCTGGCCCAGCCGGCGCCGTCGCTGGCGCCGCCGCCAGCGCGTGGCTAG
- a CDS encoding GntP family permease: MSFLIVLAALCFLMLAAYRGYSVILFAPVAALGAVLLTDPGAVAPVFSGIFMDKMVGFIKLYFPVFLLGAVFGKLIELSGFSESIVVAAIRYIGRTRANAVIVLVCSLLTYGGVSLFVVVFAVYPFAAELYRQSNIPKRLMPGAIALGAFSFTMDTLPGTPQIQNIIPTTFFKTTGWAAPWLGTIGGIATLAAGLAFLEWRRRAVMATGEGYGVEDKAKPAAAAGTPQRGLPHPLLSVAPLLLVGVVNFALTKMIPVWYGESYALTADALPGLHATITTPIKTLVGIWAVEGALLLGIIFVVVTAFGRVRDAFAEGTKAAVGGALLAAMNTASEYGFGGVIAALPGFVAVSQALKSVPDPLINAAVSVTTLAGITGSASGGMSIALAAMSDQFIRAAEAAQIPLEVMHRVVAMASGGMDTLPHNGAVITLLAVTGLTHKQSYREVFGITVIKTAAVFFVIAVYYLTGLV, encoded by the coding sequence ATGTCCTTCCTGATCGTTCTCGCCGCACTATGTTTCCTGATGCTGGCCGCCTATCGCGGTTACAGCGTGATCCTGTTCGCGCCGGTCGCCGCGCTCGGCGCGGTGCTGCTGACCGATCCGGGCGCGGTGGCGCCGGTGTTCAGCGGCATTTTCATGGACAAGATGGTCGGCTTCATCAAATTGTATTTCCCGGTGTTCCTGCTGGGCGCGGTGTTCGGCAAGCTGATCGAACTGTCCGGCTTTTCGGAGTCCATCGTCGTCGCGGCGATCCGCTACATCGGGCGCACCCGCGCCAACGCCGTCATCGTGCTGGTGTGCTCGCTGCTGACCTACGGCGGCGTGTCGCTGTTCGTGGTGGTGTTCGCCGTCTATCCGTTCGCCGCCGAGCTCTACCGTCAAAGCAACATCCCCAAGCGGCTGATGCCGGGCGCCATCGCGCTGGGCGCGTTCTCGTTCACCATGGACACCTTGCCGGGCACGCCGCAAATCCAGAACATCATCCCGACCACGTTCTTCAAGACCACCGGCTGGGCCGCGCCGTGGCTGGGCACGATCGGCGGCATCGCCACCCTGGCGGCCGGCCTGGCCTTCCTGGAATGGCGGCGCCGCGCGGTGATGGCCACCGGCGAAGGCTACGGCGTCGAGGACAAGGCCAAGCCGGCGGCGGCGGCCGGCACGCCACAGCGCGGTCTGCCGCATCCGCTGCTGTCGGTCGCGCCGCTGCTGCTGGTGGGCGTGGTCAACTTCGCGCTGACCAAAATGATACCCGTCTGGTACGGCGAAAGCTACGCGCTGACGGCCGACGCCTTGCCCGGCCTGCACGCGACGATCACCACGCCGATCAAGACGCTGGTCGGCATCTGGGCGGTGGAGGGCGCGCTGCTGCTCGGTATCATCTTCGTGGTCGTGACCGCGTTCGGGCGGGTGCGCGACGCCTTTGCCGAAGGCACCAAGGCGGCCGTCGGCGGCGCGCTGCTGGCGGCGATGAACACGGCATCCGAGTACGGCTTCGGCGGCGTCATCGCGGCGCTGCCCGGTTTCGTCGCCGTCAGCCAGGCGCTCAAGAGCGTGCCCGATCCGCTGATCAACGCGGCGGTGTCGGTGACCACCCTGGCCGGCATCACCGGTTCGGCCTCGGGCGGCATGAGCATCGCGCTGGCGGCCATGTCGGACCAGTTCATCCGCGCGGCCGAGGCGGCGCAGATACCGCTGGAGGTGATGCACCGCGTGGTGGCCATGGCCAGCGGCGGCATGGATACCTTGCCACACAACGGCGCGGTCATCACGCTGCTGGCGGTGACCGGGCTGACGCACAAGCAATCCTACCGCGAGGTCTTCGGCATCACCGTCATCAAGACGGCGGCGGTGTTCTTTGTGATCGCGGTTTACTACTTGACCGGGCTGGTTTAG
- a CDS encoding endonuclease, which translates to MPEGPSIVIMREQTAGFIGKTIVQASGNTKGVDMEALRGQPVLDLRSWGKHFLIQLPDLALRIHLLMFGSYRINERKDATPRLRLEFDDGEELNFYTCSVKTLEGDLDSQYDWRGDVMSDDWSAAAALKKLRAAPDTLVCDALLDQDIFAGVGNIIKNEVLFRIRVHPLSTVGALPAAKLRELVAQAREYSFDFLEWKKAFVLKQHWLAHTKRVCPRCDLPFHKGHLGKTKRRSFFCPNCQKQYPPPLTVTLTVPAKPARSSSKPRSQRTPPPS; encoded by the coding sequence ATGCCCGAAGGACCATCGATCGTCATCATGCGCGAGCAGACGGCCGGCTTCATCGGCAAAACCATCGTGCAAGCGAGCGGCAACACCAAGGGCGTCGACATGGAGGCGCTGCGCGGCCAGCCGGTGCTGGACCTGCGCAGCTGGGGCAAGCACTTCCTGATCCAGCTGCCGGACTTGGCGCTGCGCATCCACCTGCTGATGTTCGGCAGCTACCGGATCAACGAGCGCAAGGACGCCACGCCGCGCCTGCGCCTGGAGTTCGACGATGGCGAGGAGCTGAACTTCTACACCTGCTCGGTCAAGACGCTGGAAGGCGACCTCGACAGCCAGTACGACTGGCGCGGCGACGTCATGTCCGACGACTGGTCGGCGGCGGCCGCGCTCAAAAAGCTGCGCGCGGCGCCCGACACGCTGGTGTGCGACGCCCTGCTCGACCAGGATATCTTCGCCGGCGTCGGCAACATCATCAAGAACGAAGTGTTGTTCCGCATCCGCGTCCATCCGCTGTCGACGGTGGGCGCGCTGCCGGCGGCCAAGCTGCGCGAGCTGGTGGCGCAGGCGCGCGAATACAGTTTCGATTTTCTGGAATGGAAGAAAGCCTTTGTGCTCAAGCAGCACTGGCTGGCGCACACCAAGCGGGTCTGCCCGCGCTGCGACCTGCCTTTCCACAAGGGACATCTGGGCAAGACCAAGCGCCGCAGCTTCTTCTGCCCCAACTGCCAGAAGCAATATCCGCCACCGCTGACAGTGACGCTGACGGTGCCGGCTAAACCAGCCCGGTCAAGTAGTAAACCGCGATCACAAAGAACACCGCCGCCGTCTTGA
- a CDS encoding M28 family metallopeptidase, whose protein sequence is MKHTLLITALLAAGLAQAAAGPEFSAQKLSQDVKVLASDEFEGRGPNTAGETKTVNYLIEQFKAAGMQPGGDPVKGKKGERSWTQDVPLGRFEIKGPVKLSVKDAKGSQELKQGDDLAVRASMSGAKLVDFKNAPLVFVGYGVTAPERKWDDFKGFDLKGKLAVVLINDPDFETGAGEFGGKAMTYYGRWTYKYEEMAKRGALGTLIVHETAPASYGWPTVKNSNTNVMYDIVRKKPSEAHAPMEAWIQRDLAVDLFKRGGQDFEALKKLAQTRDFKPVQLKDVTLSAHYAVDAQVITSKNVAARMVGASKPDETVIYSGHWDHLGVGLPNAKGDKIYNGAVDNGTGLAALLELARAYGKAPAPARSVLFLAVTAEEKGLLGSEYYAQNPLYPLAQTVGVINMDALSPQGVSRNFTISGSAKVELLDQLIAKAKEWNLVYSPDPKPEAGYFFRSDHFPFAKRGVPAISYGSGNDFVDGRLRAGKQAEESYTTNNYHQPSDEWSADWSFKGMAHDLGMLYALGRDLAESKAWPNWAPDAEFRAARDKTEAKRK, encoded by the coding sequence TTGAAACACACGCTGCTCATAACTGCCTTGCTTGCCGCCGGTCTGGCGCAAGCCGCCGCCGGTCCCGAATTCAGTGCCCAGAAGTTGTCGCAAGACGTCAAGGTGCTGGCGTCCGACGAATTCGAGGGCCGCGGCCCGAACACCGCCGGCGAAACCAAGACCGTCAATTATCTGATCGAGCAGTTCAAGGCGGCCGGCATGCAGCCGGGCGGCGATCCGGTCAAAGGCAAGAAAGGCGAGCGCAGCTGGACGCAGGACGTGCCGCTGGGCCGCTTCGAGATCAAGGGGCCGGTCAAGCTGTCGGTCAAGGACGCCAAGGGCAGCCAGGAGTTGAAGCAGGGCGACGACCTGGCCGTGCGCGCCTCGATGAGCGGCGCCAAGCTGGTCGATTTCAAGAACGCGCCGCTGGTGTTCGTCGGCTACGGAGTCACCGCGCCCGAGCGCAAGTGGGACGACTTCAAGGGCTTCGACCTGAAGGGCAAGCTGGCGGTGGTGCTGATCAACGATCCCGATTTCGAGACCGGCGCCGGCGAGTTCGGCGGCAAGGCCATGACCTATTACGGCCGCTGGACCTACAAATACGAGGAGATGGCCAAGCGCGGCGCGCTCGGCACCCTCATCGTGCACGAAACGGCGCCGGCGTCGTACGGCTGGCCCACGGTCAAGAATTCCAACACCAACGTGATGTATGACATCGTGCGCAAGAAGCCGTCCGAGGCGCATGCGCCGATGGAGGCGTGGATACAGCGCGACCTGGCGGTGGACCTGTTCAAGCGCGGCGGCCAGGATTTCGAGGCGCTCAAGAAACTGGCGCAGACACGCGACTTCAAGCCGGTGCAGCTGAAGGACGTGACCTTGTCGGCCCACTACGCGGTCGACGCGCAAGTGATCACGTCTAAAAACGTGGCGGCCCGCATGGTCGGCGCCAGCAAGCCCGACGAGACGGTGATCTACAGCGGCCATTGGGACCACCTGGGCGTCGGCTTGCCGAACGCCAAGGGCGACAAGATCTACAACGGCGCGGTCGACAACGGCACCGGACTGGCCGCGCTGCTGGAACTGGCGCGCGCGTACGGCAAGGCGCCGGCGCCCGCGCGCAGCGTGCTGTTCCTGGCCGTGACGGCCGAGGAGAAGGGGCTGCTGGGCTCGGAGTACTACGCGCAGAATCCGCTGTATCCGCTGGCGCAGACGGTCGGCGTGATCAATATGGACGCGTTGAGCCCGCAGGGCGTGTCGCGCAACTTCACCATCTCCGGCAGCGCCAAGGTCGAGCTGCTCGACCAGCTGATCGCCAAGGCCAAGGAATGGAACCTGGTGTATTCGCCCGATCCGAAACCGGAGGCCGGCTACTTCTTCCGCTCCGACCATTTCCCGTTCGCCAAGCGCGGCGTGCCGGCCATTTCCTATGGCTCGGGCAATGACTTCGTCGATGGCCGGCTGCGGGCCGGCAAGCAGGCCGAGGAAAGCTACACCACCAACAACTACCACCAGCCGTCGGACGAGTGGAGCGCCGACTGGTCGTTCAAGGGCATGGCGCACGACCTGGGCATGCTGTACGCGCTCGGCCGCGACCTGGCCGAGTCGAAGGCCTGGCCGAACTGGGCGCCGGACGCCGAGTTCCGCGCCGCGCGCGACAAGACCGAGGCCAAGCGTAAATAG